A DNA window from Streptomyces sp. 71268 contains the following coding sequences:
- a CDS encoding hydrogenase expression protein HypF, producing the protein MLNRLHMPAGKAIALAAMPTAVLMGMGLTPQLAQAETQAKDRFKPGPCVTQPDQQDAEDERDGKGERDPRSDDKSDQRDQRDEKPGDKPGGTNEPTTPGSSTSPDGDAADDHEPAPGATSDARPEADHATQAPPKASSTTNDPKSGSEEAGDTMAPEDATKPPGTTPSPSQTEPRNPLDPLGLGDKIKDLLDGDKGDQPATPAPTDDAPRPDADASTDTDTEAGQDAGKEAAKGDADGAATDVPTNKGDAPSGNDAGDAGDAATEKKAAELRERIEKAQREAADKAERERANATEDAEGATKGEDAERGEGAEGAKDDADPTAKPTLPSADDPQPYPCPVKDEEALRNAKLEEGAPLLPEDPWILESSLLALHGLKYDGIVKVKTYSGREKAVLKFTASSIDIRDLRQTVVGPGGTKTHVDARKGSNSTMRDGTVTMYTEELKGKLLGLIPVTFSPEAPPPLTLPELFFTDVRVTQAGQLGGTLTVPGMHLYQTEG; encoded by the coding sequence ATGCTGAACCGGCTGCACATGCCCGCGGGCAAGGCCATCGCCTTGGCGGCCATGCCGACGGCCGTGCTGATGGGCATGGGGCTCACGCCGCAGCTCGCACAGGCCGAGACCCAGGCCAAGGACCGCTTCAAGCCCGGCCCCTGCGTGACCCAGCCGGACCAGCAGGACGCCGAGGACGAGCGGGACGGCAAGGGCGAGCGGGATCCGCGGTCGGACGACAAGTCAGACCAGCGCGACCAACGGGACGAGAAGCCGGGCGACAAGCCGGGCGGGACCAACGAGCCGACCACGCCCGGGAGTTCTACCTCGCCGGACGGGGACGCGGCCGACGACCACGAGCCCGCGCCGGGCGCCACCTCCGACGCGCGGCCCGAGGCCGACCACGCCACGCAGGCGCCCCCGAAGGCGTCCTCCACGACGAACGACCCGAAGTCCGGGTCCGAGGAGGCCGGGGACACCATGGCCCCCGAGGACGCGACCAAGCCGCCCGGCACCACTCCGAGTCCGTCCCAGACCGAGCCGAGGAACCCGCTCGACCCGCTGGGCCTGGGCGACAAGATCAAGGACCTGCTCGACGGCGACAAGGGCGACCAGCCGGCCACCCCGGCGCCCACCGACGACGCGCCCCGACCGGACGCGGACGCGAGTACGGACACGGACACCGAAGCCGGCCAGGACGCTGGCAAGGAAGCGGCCAAGGGCGACGCCGACGGCGCCGCGACGGACGTACCCACGAACAAGGGTGACGCACCGTCAGGTAATGACGCGGGCGACGCCGGCGACGCCGCGACCGAGAAGAAGGCCGCGGAGCTCAGGGAGCGGATCGAGAAGGCACAGCGGGAGGCGGCCGACAAGGCGGAGCGGGAGCGGGCGAACGCGACCGAGGACGCCGAGGGGGCCACCAAGGGCGAGGACGCGGAACGGGGCGAGGGGGCCGAGGGGGCCAAGGACGACGCCGACCCGACCGCGAAGCCGACCCTGCCGTCGGCCGACGACCCGCAGCCCTACCCGTGCCCCGTCAAGGACGAGGAGGCGCTGCGCAACGCCAAGTTGGAGGAGGGCGCCCCGCTGCTGCCCGAGGACCCGTGGATCCTGGAGAGCAGCCTGCTCGCCCTGCACGGCCTCAAGTACGACGGCATCGTCAAGGTGAAGACGTACAGCGGCCGGGAGAAGGCGGTCCTGAAGTTCACCGCCAGCTCCATCGACATCCGCGACCTGCGGCAGACGGTGGTCGGGCCCGGCGGTACGAAGACGCACGTTGACGCGCGTAAAGGCAGCAACTCGACGATGCGTGACGGCACCGTGACGATGTACACGGAGGAGCTGAAGGGCAAGCTGCTCGGTCTCATCCCGGTCACCTTCAGCCCCGAGGCGCCACCGCCGTTGACGCTTCCCGAACTGTTCTTCACCGACGTGCGGGTGACCCAGGCGGGGCAGCTCGGTGGGACGCTCACCGTGCCCGGCATGCACCTGTACCAGACGGAGGGCTGA
- the pyk gene encoding pyruvate kinase has translation MRRSKIVCTLGPAVDSYDQLKSLIESGMNVARFNMSHGSHSEHEERYHRLRKASEETGRAVGVLADLQGPKIRLETFADGPVELVRGDEFTITTEDVAGDRTICGTTYKGLPGDVSKGESILINDGNVALQVVEVDGPRVRSIVIEGGVISDHKGINLPGVAVNVPALSEKDVEDLKFALELGCDMVALSFVRDAADVRDVHRVMDEVGRRVPVIAKVEKPQAVANMEEVVAAFDAVMVARGDLAVEYPLEQVPMVQKRLIEMCRRNAKPVIVATQMMESMITNSRPTRAEASDVANAILDGADAVMLSAESSVGAYPLETVKTMSRIVTAAEEELLSRGLQPLVPGKKPRTQGGSVARAAAEIADFLGAKSLVAFTKSGDTARRLSRYRAQQPILAFTTDTLTRNVLTLSWGVETFVVPHVANTDAMVDLVDAELLKLGRYNEGDTMIITAGSPPGVPGTTNMVRVHHLGSS, from the coding sequence ATGCGCCGTTCCAAAATCGTCTGCACCCTGGGTCCCGCCGTCGACTCCTACGACCAGCTCAAGTCGCTGATCGAGTCGGGGATGAACGTGGCCCGCTTCAACATGAGCCACGGGTCCCACTCGGAGCACGAGGAGCGGTACCACCGGCTCCGCAAGGCGTCCGAGGAGACCGGCCGCGCGGTGGGCGTCCTCGCCGACCTCCAGGGCCCCAAGATCCGCCTGGAGACCTTCGCCGACGGGCCGGTGGAGCTGGTGCGCGGTGACGAGTTCACCATCACCACCGAGGACGTCGCGGGCGACCGGACCATCTGCGGCACCACGTACAAGGGCCTGCCCGGGGACGTCTCCAAGGGCGAGTCGATCCTCATCAACGACGGCAACGTCGCCCTCCAGGTGGTCGAGGTGGACGGGCCGCGGGTGCGCTCCATCGTCATCGAGGGCGGCGTGATCTCCGACCACAAGGGCATCAACCTGCCCGGCGTGGCCGTCAACGTGCCCGCGCTGTCCGAGAAGGACGTCGAGGACCTGAAGTTCGCGCTGGAGCTGGGCTGCGACATGGTCGCGCTGTCCTTCGTGCGGGACGCGGCCGACGTGCGCGACGTGCACCGGGTGATGGACGAGGTCGGCCGGCGCGTGCCGGTGATCGCCAAGGTGGAGAAGCCGCAGGCGGTGGCCAACATGGAGGAGGTCGTCGCGGCCTTCGACGCGGTCATGGTGGCCCGCGGCGACCTGGCGGTCGAGTACCCGCTGGAGCAGGTGCCGATGGTGCAGAAGCGGCTCATCGAGATGTGCCGCCGCAACGCCAAGCCGGTGATCGTGGCGACCCAGATGATGGAGTCGATGATCACCAACTCCCGGCCGACGCGCGCCGAGGCGTCCGATGTCGCCAACGCGATCCTGGACGGCGCGGACGCGGTGATGCTCTCGGCCGAGTCCTCGGTCGGCGCGTACCCGCTGGAGACCGTCAAGACGATGTCGCGCATCGTCACCGCCGCCGAGGAGGAGTTGCTCTCGCGCGGCCTGCAGCCGCTGGTGCCGGGCAAGAAGCCGCGCACGCAGGGCGGTTCGGTGGCCCGCGCCGCCGCCGAGATCGCCGACTTCCTCGGCGCCAAGTCGCTGGTGGCCTTCACCAAGTCCGGCGACACGGCCCGCCGGCTCTCCCGCTACCGGGCCCAGCAGCCGATCCTGGCCTTCACCACCGACACGCTGACCCGCAACGTGCTGACGCTGAGCTGGGGCGTGGAGACGTTCGTGGTCCCGCACGTGGCCAACACCGACGCCATGGTGGACCTCGTCGACGCGGAGCTGCTCAAGCTGGGCCGCTACAACGAGGGCGACACCATGATCATCACGGCCGGCTCCCCGCCCGGCGTGCCCGGCACCACCAACATGGTGCGCGTCCACCACCTGGGCTCCTCCTGA
- a CDS encoding DUF6114 domain-containing protein — MGAESSGARDRVRQWRTAFRAWRWQRPFWAGLLTLLGGLPIAYFPYANLTMGQLTIRMSTTAGSGSLIIGVLLVVLGLTMWFQSATRVFAGVAAILLGLVSLVVSNFGGFLLGFLLALFGGALGVSWAPGEVLAAKSTKDAQAVGPDPDEGVDDAREAADAGTASDQESRNGRHRAG; from the coding sequence ATGGGCGCCGAGTCGTCCGGGGCGCGTGACCGGGTCCGCCAGTGGCGGACGGCGTTCCGTGCGTGGCGCTGGCAGCGCCCGTTCTGGGCGGGGCTGCTGACGCTGCTCGGCGGGCTGCCCATCGCGTACTTCCCGTACGCCAACCTCACCATGGGCCAGTTGACCATCCGGATGTCCACCACCGCCGGTTCCGGTTCGCTGATCATCGGCGTGCTGCTGGTGGTCCTCGGGCTGACCATGTGGTTCCAGTCCGCCACGCGGGTCTTCGCGGGGGTCGCCGCGATCCTCCTCGGCCTGGTCTCCCTGGTGGTCTCCAACTTCGGAGGCTTCCTGCTGGGCTTCCTGCTGGCGCTGTTCGGCGGCGCGCTGGGCGTCTCGTGGGCGCCCGGCGAGGTGCTCGCCGCGAAATCGACGAAGGACGCGCAGGCCGTTGGGCCCGATCCGGACGAGGGCGTGGACGACGCCCGGGAGGCGGCGGACGCCGGGACCGCGTCGGACCAGGAATCCAGGAATGGGAGGCACCGTGCGGGGTGA